The proteins below are encoded in one region of Rhinolophus sinicus isolate RSC01 linkage group LG07, ASM3656204v1, whole genome shotgun sequence:
- the PET100 gene encoding protein PET100 homolog, mitochondrial isoform X2, with the protein MGVKLEVFRMTLYLTFPVAMFWIANQAEWFEDAVIQRKRELWPPEKEDQDEADPTWTLVIGTGLPV; encoded by the exons ATGGGGGTGAAGCTGGAGGTGTTTCGG ATGACACTCTATCTCACCTTCCCTGTGGCTATGTTCTGGATTGCCAATCAGGCCGAGTGGTTTGAGGACGCCGTCATACAGCGCAAG AGGGAGCTGTGGCCACCTGAGAAGGAGGACCAG GATGAAGCTGATCCCACTTGGACCCTTGTAATTGGC